In Aedes albopictus strain Foshan chromosome 3, AalbF5, whole genome shotgun sequence, the following are encoded in one genomic region:
- the LOC115261554 gene encoding alpha-1,2-mannosyltransferase ALG9 translates to MKSIPVFSVILVARLLSAKFLHITDCDETYNYWEPLHYLLFGKGMQTWEYSPEYGLRSYLYLILHAVPAWIMQKVANWDAVTLFYCIRCVLAVVCAMLETIMYRSIHQQFGSLISKLWLIFQVFSPGMYISSTAFLPSSFSMLLTIAFISTWWQKQYKLAILSIVVSTFIGWPFAALVSLPFVYTVLVQKRLFKMFFCWSFLFAASVAVPLALVDSYIYGKLTFAPLNIVLYNIFSKHGPNLFGVESKYFYFINLFLNFNVVWCLALICPVFIFMKYVLQKLNKSKVSSTDALRKLLPLYIWLLVFFMQPHKEERFIFPVYPLVSLCGAVALSTFLQINDLVLQRCGKPALRIARRLIMYGVTTGFILLSLSRLYALYANYHAPMEISSSLDVAPVARNVCLGKEWHRFPGSFFIPSNYRLRFVPSHFGGLLPAYFDESGFGTTIVHNYFNNMNQPNRHMLFELSRCDYLIDFDNGGKYVEGDSEPNYSKDSGTWTIVKSVPFLDASASHSLYRAFYVPYVGERYVKFGSYNLLERKK, encoded by the exons ATGAAATCGATCCCGGTTTTCAGTGTTATCCTGGTTGCACGACTTCTGTCGGCTAAATTTTTACACATCACCGATTGCGATGAAACGTACAACTATTGGGAACCGTTGCACTATTTGCTATTTGGGAAAG GAATGCAAACCTGGGAGTATAGTCCTGAATATGGCCTTAGGTCGTACCTGTATTTGATACTTCATGCTGTTCCGGCATGGATAATGCAGAAGGTGGCAAACTGGGATGCAGTTACCCTGTTTTACTGCATTCGTTGTGTTCTGGCGGTTGTCTGTGCCATGTTGGAGACGATAATGTACAG atCCATACATCAACAGTTCGGTTCTCTGATATCAAAGCTTTGGCTCATTTTCCAAGTATTTAGTCCAGGAATGTACATATCGAGCACTGCATTTTTACCAAG ctccttttcaatgcttttaacaATAGCATTCATTTCAACCTGGTGGCAAAAACAGTACAAGCTAGCAATTTTAAGCATTGTTGTTTCAACGTTCATTG GTTGGCCATTTGCAGCGCTGGTCAGTTTGCCTTTTGTCTATACAGTGTTAGTTCAGAAACGACTGTTCAAAATGTTTTTCTGTTGGAGCTTTCTGTTCGCAGCTTCCGTAGCAGTTCCTCTAGCGCTGGTCGATTCGTATATCTACGGAAAGCTAACATTCGCTCCTCTGAACATTGTCTTGTACAACATTTTCTCGAAGCATGGACCAAACTTGTTCGGAGTGGAATCCAAGTATTTCTACTTTATCAACCTGTTCCTGAATTTCAACGTCGTTTGGTGCCTGGCACTTATTTGTCCGGTCTTCATATTTATGAAGTACGTGCTACAAAAGTTGAACAAGTCGAAAGTGTCTTCAACTGATGCCTTGCGGAAACTGTTGCCTCTGTATATTTGGTTGCTGGTGTTCTTCATGCAGCCACATAAAGAAGAAAG ATTCATTTTTCCCGTTTACCCATTGGTTTCCCTgtgcggtgcggtagcgttgtCAACTTTCCTGCAAATCAATGATCTCGTACTGCAACGATGCGGCAAACCAGCCTTACGAATTGCTCGTCGCCTGATTATGTACGGAGTAACGACCGGTTTTATCCTACTCAGTTTGTCCAGATTGTACGCATTGTACGCCAACTACCATGCTCCCATGGAAATCAGCTCGAGTTTGGACGTAGCACCTGTGGCGAGAAACGTATGTCTAGGCAAAGAGTGGCATCGATTCCCCGGGAGTTTTTTCATACCGTCTAACTATAGGTTGAGATTTGTGCCGTCGCATTTCGGAGGGCTTCTTCCGGCATACTTTGACGAAAGCGGATTCGGCACCACCATAGTGCACAACTATTTCAACAACATGAACCAGCCTAATAGGCACATGTTGTTTGAGCTTTCCCGGTGCGATTACTTGATAGACTTTGATAATGGTGGAAAGTATGTAGAAGGTGATAGTGAGCCAAACTATTCCAAAGATAGCGGAACGTGGACGATAGTGAAGAGTGTACCGTTCTTAGATGCATCAGCTTCGCATAGCTTGTATAGGGCATTTTATGTGCCATACGTCGGAGAACGATATGTTAAATTCGGTAGTTATAATCTATTAGAACGGAAAAAATAG